The following proteins are encoded in a genomic region of Arachis ipaensis cultivar K30076 chromosome B02, Araip1.1, whole genome shotgun sequence:
- the LOC107627165 gene encoding uncharacterized protein LOC107627165 encodes MDQRRSRRGHDRLFQDYFADEPVYNADIFRWIVDALSNVYPYFQQRVNATRRRGLSPLQKCTTAIWMLAYGVAADAVDDYVRIDESTTIECLEKFVEGVISMFEDEYLRKTNPIDVRRLLQMAEGCGFPGMLDRSPVFDDILNDHAPKVNYTINGNNYTMGYYLADDIYPEWATFVKSISKLQGEKRKLFAQYQQGQRKDVERAFEVLQARFAIIRGPARFWEKKKLANIMRACIILHNMIIDDERDTYVGNFAQGLEYDDVENDLSQPQLGEEDFAPYLQFL; translated from the exons ATGGATCAACGGAGATCGAGAAGAGGACATGATCGCCTTTTCCAAGATTACTTTGCAGATGAACCGGTGTATAATGCTGACATTTTTCGATGGATAGTAGACGCTCTCTCAAACGTCTATCCGTATTTCCAACAGAGGGTTAATGCAACTAGAAGAAGAGGCTTGTCACCACTCCAAAAATGCACCACTGCGATATGGATGTTAGCATATGGCGTAGCAGCTGATGCTGTTGATGATTATGTGCGCATAGACGAGAGCACTACAATTGAATGCTTGGAAAAATTTGTTGAAGGTGTCATTTCGATGTTCGAGGATGAATACTTACGAAAAACAAATCCAATTGATGTACGACGCCTGCTACAAATGGCGGAGGGTTGTGGCTTTCCTGGCATGTTGG ATCGTTCTCCAGTGTTCGATGATATTCTAAATGACCATGCTCCGAAAGTAAATTATACTATTAATGGTAATAATTATACTATGGGATACTATTTAGCAGATGATATTTATCCTGAATGGGCCACATTTGTCAAATCAATTTCAAAGCTACAAGGGGAGAAACGCAAGTTATTTGCACAATATCAACAAGGGCAAAGAAAAGATGTGGAGCGAGCATTCGAAGTGTTGCAAGCACGCTTTGCAATTATACGTGGTCCAGCTCGCTTTTGGGaaaagaagaagcttgccaaCATAATGAGAGCTTGTATTATATTACATAATATGATTATTGACGATGAAAGAGACACTTATGTAGGAAATTTTGCTCAAGGCTTAGAGTATGACGATGTCGAAAATGACTTATCACAACCTCAAttgggagaggaagattttgcacCATACCTTCAATTTCTCTAA
- the LOC107625233 gene encoding 60S ribosomal protein L4: protein MAAAAARPLVTVQPLDGDMATDAQPTVPLPDVMKAAIRPDIVTFVHDNISKNSRQPYAVSRRAGHQTSAESWGTGRAVSRIPRVPGGGTHRAGQGAFGNMCRGGRMFAPTKIWRRWHRKINVNQKRYAVVSAIAASAIPSLVVARGHRIDTVPELPLVVSDAAEAVEKTKEAINVLKSIGAYSDAEKAKDSHAIRPGKGKMRNRRYISRKGPLIVYGTEGAKAVKAFRNIPGVEVVNVERLNLLKLAPGGHLGRFVIWTKSAFEKLDSIYGSFEKPSEKKKGYLLPRAKMVNADLARIINSDEVQSVVRPIKKEVKRATLKKNPLKNLNVMLRLNPYAKAAKRMALLAEAQRVKAKKEKLDQKRKTVSKEEASAIRAAGKAWYQTMVSDSDYTEFDNFSKWLGVSQ, encoded by the exons ATGGCCGCAGCAGCAGCTAGACCCCTTGTCACCGTCCAACCCTTGGATGGCGACATGGCCACCGATGCCCAACCAACTGTCCCACTTCCCGATGTCATGAAGGCCGCCATTCGCCCTGACATCGTCACATTCGTCCACGACAACATTTCCAAGAACTCCCGCCAGCCCTACGCCGTCTCCCGCCGCGCCGGCCACCAGACCTCCGCCGAGTCCTGGGGAACCGGGCGTGCTGTCTCCCGTATTCCCCGTGTTCCCGGCGGCGGAACTCACCGCGCTGGCCAGGGAGCTTTCGGAAACATGTGCCGCGGCGGGCGCATGTTTGCCCCTACCAAGATCTGGCGCCGCTGGCACCGCAAGATCAACGTCAACCAGAAGCGGTACGCCGTCGTTTCCGCCATCGCTGCCTCTGCCATTCCCTCACTAGTCGTCGCACGCGGCCACCGCATTGACACCGTGCCGGAGCTCCCTCTCGTCGTCTCAGATGCCGCGGAAGCCGTTGAAAAGACAAAGGAAGCGATCAACGTCTTGAAATCCATCGGAGCTTATTCCGACGCTGAGAAGGCAAAGGACAGCCACGCAATTCGCCCTGGGAAGGGGAAAATGCGTAACCGCCGATACATTTCAAGAAAGGGACCTCTGATTGTGTACGGAACCGAAGGAGCTAAGGCTGTTAAGGCGTTCCGGAACATTCCTGGCGTCGAAGTTGTGAACGTTGAGAGACTGAATTTATTGAAATTGGCGCCTGGTGGACACCTTGGCAGGTTTGTGATATGGACTAAGTCGGCATTCGAGAAGCTTGATTCGATTTATGGTTCGTTTGAGAAGCCGTCTGAGAAGAAGAAGGGGTACTTGCTTCCTAGGGCGAAGATGGTGAATGCAGATTTGGCTAGGATTATTAACTCTGATGAGGTGCAGAGTGTTGTAAGGCCGATCAAGAAGGAGGTTAAGAGGGCTACATTGAAGAAGAACCCTCTGAAGAACCTGAATGTCATGTTGAGGTTGAACCCTTATGCTAAGGCTGCTAAGAGGATGGCACTTCTTGCAGAGGCGCAACGCGTTAAGGCCAAGAAGGAGAAGCTTGACCAGAAGAGGAAGACTGTTTCCAAG GAGGAAGCTTCTGCCATCAGGGCCGCTGGAAAGGCATGGTATCAAACTATGGTTTCAGATTCTGATTAcactgagtttgataacttctCTAAGTGGTTGGGTGTTTCACAGTGA